CGGGCAAGGCGACCTTGGCGACGAAACGCACGACGCGCGCACCGTTGCCGAAGGCGGCCACCAGCACCCCATGTCCGTTCTCCTGATGCCAGGCGCTGATGATGAACGGCAGCGCGCAGACGAGGATGATCAGGACGACGATCCCGACCGGCTCGCCTTTGTAGCCGTTCGGCATATCCTTCAGGCCTTGCATGAGAAATCCACGCGGCGCAGTCGCTGGCGACAGGCCTCATTGCGGCAGACGAAGCTGGCGACCTTGACGCTGTTGCTGCGATAGCGGCGAATCTGGCCGCGCTCGACGCCGAGCGAACGCAGCGCCGCGCTGACCGCCGCGAGCCGCTGTTCGGCGATGGCGATGTTGTAGCTGCGGCTACCGAGATCGTCGGAATAGGCGACCAGCAGGATGCTCCGGCGCGGCGACTGCTTGAGCGTCTCGACGCAGCTGCGCAGCTTGTCGACTTCCTCGTCACCGACCATCGCCACATCGGGCGGAAAGAAAATGCTGTGCGCCGCATCGTCGCCGGACGGCGGCGACAGTTGCAAGGACGGGATCAGCTTGACCGGTGCCGACGCCGAAACGCCCGGCGCATTGGCGGACGCGTCGGCATACACCGCCTGTGGCTCGACCGCCCCCTGCACAGCCCCCAGCGCCGATCCCGCCAGCGGCCACGACATGACCAGCCCCACACCCAGACAACAGCGAACGAACACCCTGCGCAAAAGCTTCATCCTTTCATCTCGGCCTGAACGATCTCGGCCAACGGCGTGCGGGCAAAGGCCTCGTTCTTGCCGGGAATATGACGGATCAATTCATCAAGATTGATTTGCAATGTTTTCAGCGCCACCTCGGGCAGCGATGACAAGGCGGCCGGCAGTACCCCCTCGGCCGGCCCCGGCAGCGCGTCGATCGCCGTTTCGCCCTGCGCGGCGAGGCACAGGCCGACGCGCCGCCGATCGCGGTGCATGGCCTTGCGCTCCAGGCAGCCGATCGCCACGAGGCGATCGACCATCAGGCTGCAGGTGGACTGGTGAATCCCCATCAACCCGGCGAGTTCGGTGACGCCGATGCCGGGCTG
The uncultured Propionivibrio sp. DNA segment above includes these coding regions:
- a CDS encoding MarR family winged helix-turn-helix transcriptional regulator, with product MKKPSVAPERTLEVLQQFRLIFGAMRQHFREVEARCGLSGAQMWVLQEVQRQPGIGVTELAGLMGIHQSTCSLMVDRLVAIGCLERKAMHRDRRRVGLCLAAQGETAIDALPGPAEGVLPAALSSLPEVALKTLQINLDELIRHIPGKNEAFARTPLAEIVQAEMKG